Below is a genomic region from Venenivibrio stagnispumantis.
AGTTTGTAAATCTATGAAATTTTCTTATCATTTTATTTTTATTTGTAAATATAGAATAAAAAAATTGCATAAATGTAGTTGTAATAATCTTACTATTAAAACCTTCAATTAAAATTCTTGAACTATCATAATCAAATTCATCTTCTTTTTCTCTATAGCTAAAACCGGTTAAATGATGGTATTTTAATAATAATGTATTATCAACAGATATTTTAGAATGTTTTAAAACTTTTTCAAAAACATTATGATTTTGTTCTATTACAGATAAAAATGGTAAACTGTATATTATTTTTAAATCAATACCTCTTTCTTTTTTTACTTTTTCTGCTATTTTTAAAGCAAGTTTAAAAGAGATTAAAGTTTTACCTATACCGGTAGGTAAAGTAATTGTTAATATTTTATTGTTTATATCAATATCTTGATTTGTAATTTCTTCAAAAGCTTTTTTCCTCAAATTATTTATTTTATTATCTCTTTGAGATAATGCTCTTACATAACTATCTACAATGTTACTTTCTAAATCTATATCTTTAAACAAAATAGATTTATCAATTTTAATACCTACATCCGATTTATCAGCATCTAAAAGAAGAGAAAATAAAAGTAATGTATTAAGATAATAATCTAATGATTTTTTTTCTTTAAGATTTCTTATAAATCTTTTTATTTCTCTTAATTTTTTATTAATTTTATCAAAATCTATATCTTCAAAAGAAAATTTTAATAAATCTTTGTTTTTAATGTTTAAATTATTTAAAAATACATTAAATTTTTCTTTATCTATTGCATTTATTTGATTTTTTAGTAATTCTATTTCGGTATCTTCTAAAATAACTTCATTTAAAAAATCTCCTAAATTACCATGATGTCTTTTTGGTAATATAAATCCAAGAGAAAGTAAAAATAGGTCATTTATATTTTTAGAACTTAAATATCTTTCTGTAAGACATAAACCTATTACTCCGCCAAGTAAAGCATGTTTTGTTTCAGGTCTATTTCTAAGGGTTTTATCTCCTTTTATGTATTCTTGAAAATAATCGGTTGATTTTCCAATATCGTGGGAAAATGAAATAATAGTTAGAATATCTTTTAAGATTTCATTATAGATATTATCTTTTTCAAAAAATTTTAGAGATAACTTTATCACACTATTAATATGCTCTTCTAAAAGCCTATCTGGATGAGAAAGAAGTCCTGAATTAATTTTATCCATTTTTCACAGAAAAGAGATTATACTATCTCCCACTTTATAACAATTTTTAAACTTGCCTTCAAGAATATTACCTACAAGTTCCATAACTACATCTTTATAAGCTAAGGGTTCTCTATTTATATTCATATCTGTTGGTAATTTTTCTTTAAAATATTTTTTACCTTCTTTGATTTCTATTTCTTCTATATTTTCTGAAAGTATAGCTGTATCAACTTTATTTGAAATAGATAAAGGCTCTGCATTAGCTACATTAATAAAGGAAAAATTTGCCAATAAATTAGCAAGTCCTAAGGAAACGGTATAATAACATTCTTTATTTTGCACTTTCTCAATCAGTTGGTTAAATAAATCATCATTATCTATATTTATAAATAATCTATAAGCCGGTTGTTTTAAAAATTCTGTTTTAATCTGTGTCCGCGATTTTATAAGGTTAAAACTTCCTGAATTTTTTGTATCTATCAAGTTTAGCGTCATTCTTGTTTTTTTAATTGGTTTTAAAATTTGAATAGCTACCTTAGTGTTTCTACCATTTATATGTTTCAGATAATCATTTTTAGATAGCCCTAATATTGCTCCTAAAATTCCATAGATTGCTGTTGGTGGTGGGATAGAAAATGTAAGTGGTGAAGATGTAGTATAAAATTTTTTAAAATGTCCAAATTCTCCCCAAATGTCAAATATTAAAGTTTTTTTAGACATTTATAGCCTCTGAATATATATACTTTTGAAGTTCTTTCCTTACTGCTTCTTTTATAACAAGGTCAACTTTCAAACCAAATAAATCTTCTAAATAAAATTTTAATCCCATATAATTGTCAAAACTTTTTCTCCCTTTCTCAAACTCTACAAGAATATCAATATCACTTTCTGGAGTTTGCTCTCCTCTAACATAAGAACCAAAAATATATAAATTTTTCACACCATATTTTTCTTTTAGCTCCGGCATTCTCTCTTTCAAAGTTTGCTTTATTTCTTGTAAATTCATCTCTATTCCATTTTTAATAAAATTTTTTATAAAATAATTCTAAAAAATTATTTCTTCAAATTTAATTTTATCAGAGCTTAAATCTTTGCTTAATATTAAATTTCTATCTTTTTTATAAAATACTTTTTGTATTTTTTCTGCTTCTTCTTCCAATATCTCTAAAAGTTTATCAAT
It encodes:
- a CDS encoding nucleotidyltransferase family protein, which encodes MNLQEIKQTLKERMPELKEKYGVKNLYIFGSYVRGEQTPESDIDILVEFEKGRKSFDNYMGLKFYLEDLFGLKVDLVIKEAVRKELQKYIYSEAINV
- the cas3 gene encoding CRISPR-associated helicase Cas3', which gives rise to MDKINSGLLSHPDRLLEEHINSVIKLSLKFFEKDNIYNEILKDILTIISFSHDIGKSTDYFQEYIKGDKTLRNRPETKHALLGGVIGLCLTERYLSSKNINDLFLLSLGFILPKRHHGNLGDFLNEVILEDTEIELLKNQINAIDKEKFNVFLNNLNIKNKDLLKFSFEDIDFDKINKKLREIKRFIRNLKEKKSLDYYLNTLLLFSLLLDADKSDVGIKIDKSILFKDIDLESNIVDSYVRALSQRDNKINNLRKKAFEEITNQDIDINNKILTITLPTGIGKTLISFKLALKIAEKVKKERGIDLKIIYSLPFLSVIEQNHNVFEKVLKHSKISVDNTLLLKYHHLTGFSYREKEDEFDYDSSRILIEGFNSKIITTTFMQFFYSIFTNKNKMIRKFHRFTNSIIILDEIQSIPHKYWLLINEFLTKMAEKFNFYVILSTATQPFIFENSKELAINSNYYFENLNRYNIYINKTPQTIEAFCSNLDIKPDKSYLFILNTVNSAKELYERLKNQFNQEEITFLSTYIIPKERFKRIKEIQEGKKRIVVSTQLVEAGVDIDFDVVYRDFAPLDSLIQSAGRCNRNSNKSKGNFYIINLVDNNNKEYSFYVYDAVLISITKSILYKDYYEEKDILNLVHNFYNEIQKRKSDKISIDLLNMLYSLKFDGEKEKNKITSIKDFVLIEEDYYKEDIFVEVDEEAQKIWKEFCQIIQIRDIFEKKKAFDDLKAKFYQYIISVPIKDNTPHIENGFYYVPYSNLEYFYDLETGFKIKDKFYFGF
- the cas5b gene encoding type I-B CRISPR-associated protein Cas5b, whose protein sequence is MSKKTLIFDIWGEFGHFKKFYTTSSPLTFSIPPPTAIYGILGAILGLSKNDYLKHINGRNTKVAIQILKPIKKTRMTLNLIDTKNSGSFNLIKSRTQIKTEFLKQPAYRLFINIDNDDLFNQLIEKVQNKECYYTVSLGLANLLANFSFINVANAEPLSISNKVDTAILSENIEEIEIKEGKKYFKEKLPTDMNINREPLAYKDVVMELVGNILEGKFKNCYKVGDSIISFL